From a single Streptomyces sp. NBC_00377 genomic region:
- a CDS encoding 3-hydroxyacyl-CoA dehydrogenase NAD-binding domain-containing protein has protein sequence MTQSTTIRWEQDRTGLVTLVLDDPDQSANTMNAAFRASLAAVADRLEAEKDSVRGIILTSAKKTFFAGGDLRDLIRVTPATAQELLDGGLEIKRNLRRIETLGKPVVAALNGAALGGGYELALACHHRVALDAPGSKIGCPEVTLGLLPGGGGVVRTVRLLGITDALLKVLLKGTQYSPRRALENGLVDEVADTPEDLLAKARAFIDANPESQQPWDRPGYRIPGGTPSNPRFAANLPAFPASLRKETAGAPYPAPRSILAAAVEGAQVDFETAQVIEARYFVELAAGQTSKNMIQAFFFDLQAVNSGVSRPRGVTPRQVRRVAVLGAGMMGAGIAYSCARAGIDVVLKDVSLEAALKGRAYSENLCAKAVSRGRTTQEKADALLARITPTADPQDLAGCDAVIEAVFEDTALKHKVFQEIEQVVAPDALLCSNTSTLPITALAEGVERQDDFIGLHFFSPVDKMPLVEIIKGERTGDEALARAFDLVRQIKKTPIVVNDSRGFFTSRVIGHFINEGVAMVGEGIEPASVEQAAAQAGYPAKVLSLVDELTLTLPRKIRGESKRAVEEAGGTWPGHPAEAVIDRMVDEFGRTGRSGGAGFYEYGEDGGRTRLWPGLREHFTRAGAEIPFRDMQERMLFAEALDTVKLLEEGVLTSVADANIGSLLGIGFPGWTGGVLQYVNGYEGDAEVGDGLTGFVARARQLAERYGDRFTPPALLVEKAEKGETFTDGR, from the coding sequence ATGACACAGAGCACCACCATCCGCTGGGAACAGGACCGCACCGGCCTCGTCACCCTCGTCCTGGACGACCCCGACCAGTCCGCGAACACCATGAACGCGGCGTTCCGCGCCTCGCTCGCCGCGGTCGCCGACCGTCTGGAGGCCGAGAAGGACTCCGTCCGGGGCATCATCCTCACCTCCGCAAAGAAGACGTTCTTCGCCGGCGGGGATCTGCGCGACCTCATCCGGGTCACCCCCGCGACGGCCCAGGAACTGCTGGACGGCGGGCTGGAGATCAAGCGCAACCTCCGCCGCATCGAGACCCTCGGCAAGCCGGTCGTCGCCGCCCTGAACGGCGCGGCCCTCGGCGGCGGCTACGAGCTCGCCCTCGCCTGCCACCACCGCGTCGCCCTGGACGCGCCCGGCTCGAAGATCGGCTGCCCCGAAGTCACCCTCGGCCTGCTCCCCGGCGGTGGCGGCGTCGTGCGCACCGTCCGGCTGCTGGGCATCACCGACGCCCTCCTCAAGGTCCTCCTCAAGGGCACCCAGTACAGCCCGCGGCGAGCCCTCGAGAACGGCCTGGTCGACGAGGTCGCCGACACCCCCGAGGACCTGCTCGCCAAGGCCCGCGCCTTCATCGACGCGAACCCCGAGTCGCAGCAGCCCTGGGACAGGCCCGGCTACCGCATCCCGGGCGGCACCCCGTCGAACCCCAGGTTCGCCGCCAACCTGCCCGCCTTCCCGGCCAGCCTGCGCAAGGAGACCGCCGGCGCCCCGTACCCGGCTCCGCGCAGCATCCTCGCCGCGGCCGTCGAGGGCGCCCAGGTCGACTTCGAGACCGCGCAGGTCATCGAGGCCCGCTACTTCGTAGAGCTGGCCGCCGGACAGACGTCGAAGAACATGATCCAGGCGTTCTTCTTCGACCTCCAGGCCGTCAACTCCGGCGTCAGCCGCCCCCGGGGCGTCACACCCCGCCAGGTCCGCAGGGTGGCCGTCCTCGGCGCCGGGATGATGGGCGCGGGCATCGCCTACTCGTGCGCCCGCGCGGGCATCGACGTCGTTCTGAAGGACGTCTCCCTGGAAGCCGCCCTCAAGGGCAGGGCCTACTCCGAGAACCTGTGCGCCAAGGCCGTCTCCCGCGGCCGTACGACGCAGGAGAAGGCCGACGCGCTGCTCGCCCGCATCACGCCCACCGCCGACCCCCAGGATCTGGCCGGCTGCGACGCCGTGATCGAGGCCGTCTTCGAGGACACCGCCCTCAAGCACAAGGTGTTCCAGGAGATCGAGCAGGTCGTCGCCCCCGACGCCCTGCTGTGCTCCAACACCTCCACCCTGCCGATCACGGCGCTCGCCGAGGGCGTCGAGCGGCAGGACGACTTCATCGGACTGCACTTCTTCTCGCCCGTGGACAAGATGCCGCTCGTCGAGATCATCAAGGGCGAGCGCACCGGCGACGAAGCGCTCGCGCGCGCCTTCGACCTGGTCCGGCAGATCAAGAAGACGCCGATCGTCGTCAACGACTCGCGCGGCTTCTTCACCTCACGGGTGATCGGCCACTTCATCAACGAGGGCGTCGCCATGGTCGGCGAGGGCATCGAGCCCGCGTCCGTGGAACAGGCGGCGGCCCAGGCGGGCTACCCGGCCAAGGTCCTGTCCCTCGTGGACGAGCTGACGCTCACCCTCCCGCGCAAGATCCGGGGCGAGTCCAAGCGGGCCGTGGAGGAGGCGGGCGGCACCTGGCCGGGGCACCCCGCAGAGGCCGTCATCGACCGCATGGTCGACGAGTTCGGCCGCACCGGCCGCAGTGGGGGCGCCGGCTTCTACGAGTACGGCGAGGACGGCGGGCGGACCCGTCTGTGGCCGGGCCTGCGTGAGCACTTCACGCGCGCGGGGGCCGAGATCCCCTTCAGGGACATGCAGGAGCGCATGCTCTTCGCCGAGGCCCTCGACACCGTCAAGCTCCTCGAAGAGGGCGTTCTGACGTCCGTCGCGGACGCCAACATCGGCTCCCTCCTCGGCATCGGCTTCCCCGGCTGGACCGGCGGTGTCCTTCAGTACGTCAACGGCTACGAGGGCGACGCCGAGGTGGGTGACGGGCTCACCGGGTTCGTGGCCCGCGCACGTCAGCTCGCCGAACGCTACGGCGACCGCTTCACCCCGCCGGCGCTGCTGGTGGAGAAGGCCGAGAAGGGGGAGACCTTCACGGACGGCCGCTGA
- a CDS encoding adenosine kinase translates to MRADKGNAGNADSAEGAGAADRADSARNAANAGPSENTGDVDVLVLGGAGVDTIVYVPELPLPYADSYMIDGGIRARAGQTGDFVALGLVALGLRVHHLDFLGDDPEGDLVRALHREKGIALTAIPQPAGTKRAVNLVGPDGRRLSLYDNSRGRPGDRFPQDTLRTLAAASRHAHVSITHPCAEALPVLREAGVGISTDLHNWDGENPYHEAFAHEADVVFVSVTALTDPEATMRRIAGRGRAEVVVATAGAKGAYLLADGELTHVPAAAPPGPVVDSNGAGDAFASAFLFGRLNGEHPHRCAEFGALAGAYACTVPSTDSAALPREVLLARAATTLR, encoded by the coding sequence ATGCGCGCCGACAAGGGGAACGCGGGCAACGCCGACAGCGCGGAAGGTGCCGGCGCCGCGGACCGTGCCGACAGCGCACGGAACGCCGCGAACGCCGGACCGTCCGAGAACACCGGCGACGTCGACGTCCTGGTGCTGGGCGGGGCCGGCGTGGACACGATCGTGTACGTGCCGGAGCTGCCGCTCCCGTACGCCGACAGCTACATGATCGACGGCGGGATCCGCGCCCGCGCCGGACAGACCGGTGACTTCGTCGCCCTCGGCCTGGTCGCCCTCGGCCTGCGCGTCCACCACCTCGACTTCCTGGGCGACGACCCCGAGGGAGACCTGGTGCGCGCCCTGCACCGGGAGAAGGGCATCGCGTTGACCGCGATCCCGCAGCCCGCCGGTACCAAGCGCGCGGTCAACCTGGTCGGGCCGGACGGGCGGCGGCTGTCGCTGTACGACAACAGCCGGGGGCGACCCGGCGACCGCTTCCCGCAGGACACCCTGCGGACCCTGGCCGCCGCGAGCCGCCACGCGCACGTGTCCATCACCCACCCCTGTGCCGAGGCTCTGCCGGTACTGCGCGAGGCGGGCGTCGGCATCTCCACGGACCTGCACAACTGGGACGGGGAGAACCCGTACCACGAGGCCTTCGCCCACGAGGCTGACGTCGTCTTCGTCTCCGTGACCGCGCTGACGGACCCGGAGGCGACCATGCGGCGCATCGCCGGGCGGGGCCGCGCCGAGGTGGTCGTGGCCACGGCCGGTGCGAAGGGCGCGTACCTGCTCGCCGACGGCGAGCTGACCCACGTCCCGGCCGCGGCCCCGCCCGGACCGGTGGTCGACTCCAACGGCGCGGGTGACGCCTTCGCGTCCGCGTTCCTCTTCGGCCGCCTCAACGGCGAGCACCCGCACCGGTGTGCCGAGTTCGGCGCGCTGGCCGGGGCGTACGCGTGCACGGTGCCGTCCACGGACAGCGCGGCCCTGCCGCGCGAGGTACTCCTGGCCCGGGCGGCGACGACCCTGCGGTAG
- a CDS encoding macro domain-containing protein: MSEITYVRGDATVPSVKGVKVIAHVCNDIGGWGKGFVLALSRRWPEPEAAYRAWHRERASNDFALGALQLVQVKPDVWVANMIGQRGTRTGSKGVPVRYPAVDTALARLADRAIGLGASVHMPRIGCGLAGGKWSRVEPLVLGRLVERGVAVTVYDHGEG, translated from the coding sequence ATGTCGGAGATCACTTATGTCCGGGGTGACGCCACCGTGCCGTCGGTGAAAGGCGTCAAGGTGATCGCCCACGTCTGCAACGACATCGGGGGATGGGGGAAGGGCTTCGTCCTGGCACTGTCCCGCCGCTGGCCGGAGCCCGAGGCGGCCTACCGTGCCTGGCACCGGGAGCGCGCCTCGAACGACTTCGCCCTGGGCGCGCTCCAGCTCGTCCAGGTGAAGCCCGACGTCTGGGTCGCCAACATGATCGGCCAGCGTGGCACCAGGACGGGCAGCAAGGGCGTTCCCGTGCGCTACCCGGCCGTCGACACGGCACTGGCCCGTCTCGCCGACCGTGCGATCGGCCTCGGCGCGTCCGTGCACATGCCCCGGATAGGCTGCGGTCTGGCCGGCGGCAAGTGGTCCCGCGTCGAACCGCTCGTCCTCGGGCGGCTGGTCGAGCGGGGGGTCGCGGTGACGGTGTACGACCACGGGGAGGGGTAG
- a CDS encoding Xaa-Pro dipeptidyl-peptidase, with protein sequence MPTRMRFTTWRPLATAAITLLVAAFLTPATAHGTPRESRPVYSYDNAVREAVWVDTGLDGDGDGRTDRVAVDIVRPREPAAQGRKVPVIMDASPYYSCCGRGNESQRKTYDAAGNVVQAPLFYDNYFVPRGYAFVMVDLAGTNRSDGCVDVGGRSDIQSAKAVVDWLNGRARAYTTRTGGTTATAGWTNGRTGMIGKSWDGTIANGVAATGVRGLKTIVPIAAISSWYDYYFAQGAPLYDSGPDWLSDYVDSPEARTKCATVQRRLVDEAPRTGDRTPLWTERDYVKDARKVKASVFLVHGLQDLNVRTKHLGQWWDALAKHGVERKIWLSQTGHVDPFDFRRADWVDTLHRWFDHELLGYDNGIDREPMADIERHPDRWVTSAVWPPHGTRTATLRPATGSRPGVGTLGPHEGKGAASFTDDPRLGESEWAARTDTPTPEKAAFVTGALTRDLRLSGSSRVTVTATPTTATAHLSAVLVDLGPDTIRDYAASGEGISTLTGRTCWGASTTGDSGCFKETAARTADVTQTVVSRGWADLGTYADPGRGVPLTPGRAYTLTIDLAATDHVVPAGHRLALIVAGTDKDLIDPPADTPTLTLDLSRTSARVPLVGGADAFARATSGSVAVTPGARPLDGVRPPHHTYRIP encoded by the coding sequence ATGCCGACACGCATGCGCTTCACGACCTGGAGACCGCTCGCGACCGCCGCCATCACCCTCCTGGTGGCCGCCTTCCTCACCCCGGCCACGGCCCACGGCACCCCACGTGAGAGCCGGCCCGTCTACTCCTACGACAACGCCGTCCGCGAGGCCGTCTGGGTGGACACGGGGCTCGACGGCGACGGCGACGGGCGGACGGACCGCGTCGCCGTGGACATCGTCCGCCCCCGCGAACCCGCCGCCCAGGGCCGCAAGGTGCCCGTCATCATGGACGCCAGCCCGTACTACTCCTGCTGCGGGCGAGGCAACGAGAGCCAGCGCAAGACGTACGACGCGGCCGGGAACGTCGTCCAGGCCCCGCTGTTCTACGACAACTACTTCGTGCCGCGCGGCTACGCCTTCGTCATGGTCGATCTCGCCGGAACCAACCGCTCCGACGGCTGTGTCGACGTCGGAGGACGCTCCGACATCCAGTCCGCGAAGGCCGTCGTCGACTGGCTGAACGGCCGCGCCAGGGCGTACACCACCCGCACCGGCGGCACGACCGCCACGGCCGGGTGGACCAACGGCAGAACCGGCATGATCGGCAAGAGCTGGGACGGCACGATAGCCAACGGTGTGGCCGCCACCGGTGTGCGGGGCCTGAAGACCATCGTCCCGATCGCCGCCATCTCCTCCTGGTACGACTACTACTTCGCCCAGGGCGCCCCCCTGTACGACTCCGGACCCGACTGGCTCTCCGACTACGTGGACAGCCCCGAGGCCCGCACGAAGTGCGCCACCGTCCAGCGCAGACTCGTCGACGAGGCCCCGCGCACCGGCGACCGGACGCCGCTGTGGACCGAGCGCGACTACGTCAAGGACGCGCGCAAGGTGAAGGCGAGCGTCTTCCTCGTCCACGGCCTCCAGGACCTCAACGTCCGCACCAAGCACCTCGGCCAGTGGTGGGACGCCCTCGCGAAGCACGGTGTCGAGCGCAAGATCTGGCTCTCCCAGACCGGCCACGTCGACCCCTTCGACTTCCGCCGGGCCGATTGGGTGGACACCCTGCACCGCTGGTTCGACCATGAACTCCTCGGCTACGACAACGGCATCGACCGCGAGCCCATGGCCGACATCGAACGCCACCCCGACCGGTGGGTCACCTCCGCCGTCTGGCCGCCGCACGGCACCCGGACCGCCACCCTGCGCCCCGCCACCGGCAGCCGGCCCGGCGTGGGCACCCTCGGCCCGCACGAGGGCAAGGGCGCCGCCTCCTTCACCGACGACCCGCGGCTCGGCGAGAGCGAGTGGGCCGCGCGGACCGACACCCCGACCCCCGAGAAGGCCGCCTTCGTCACCGGAGCCCTCACCCGCGACCTGCGCCTGTCCGGCTCCTCCCGGGTCACCGTCACCGCCACCCCCACCACCGCGACGGCCCACCTGAGCGCCGTCCTCGTCGACCTCGGACCCGACACCATCCGCGACTACGCGGCGAGCGGCGAGGGCATCAGCACGCTCACCGGACGCACCTGCTGGGGCGCGAGCACCACGGGCGACAGCGGGTGCTTCAAGGAGACCGCCGCCAGGACAGCCGACGTCACTCAGACGGTCGTCAGCCGCGGCTGGGCCGACCTCGGCACCTACGCGGACCCGGGCCGGGGCGTCCCGCTCACCCCGGGCAGGGCGTACACCCTCACCATCGACCTGGCGGCCACCGACCATGTCGTCCCGGCCGGTCACCGTCTCGCGCTGATCGTCGCGGGCACCGACAAGGACCTCATCGACCCGCCCGCCGACACCCCGACCCTCACCCTGGACCTGTCCCGCACCTCGGCCCGGGTCCCGCTCGTCGGCGGCGCCGACGCCTTCGCCCGCGCCACCTCGGGATCGGTCGCGGTCACCCCCGGCGCCCGCCCGCTGGACGGCGTACGGCCACCGCACCACACGTACCGCATCCCGTGA
- a CDS encoding MerR family transcriptional regulator, translating to MTIETEDPALTVDELAARAGVTVRTVRFYGTKGLLPPPVIGPRRVGRYGAGHLARLALIEELRGQGLTLAAIERYLDRLPPGLDARDLAVHRAVVASWAPDAVETVEREELRRRAGRELSEEDVDRLAAMGVLEAGAADPAGGETYRVDAGLLRLGVRLLDVPLSPEVIRAARNVLLDHARATAHELSRLLREEVPEGDARAVRSLSAHMQPLVVQALLTAFQRSLTQELREWPGEPRAGGSP from the coding sequence ATGACGATCGAGACCGAGGATCCGGCCCTCACGGTCGACGAGCTGGCCGCCCGCGCGGGCGTCACGGTGCGGACGGTGCGCTTCTACGGCACCAAGGGCCTCCTGCCGCCGCCGGTCATCGGACCGCGCCGGGTGGGGCGCTACGGCGCCGGGCATCTCGCGCGTCTGGCGCTCATCGAGGAGCTTCGGGGGCAGGGCCTGACGCTGGCGGCGATCGAACGCTATCTGGACCGGCTGCCGCCCGGTCTCGACGCCCGCGACCTCGCCGTGCACCGGGCCGTGGTGGCCTCCTGGGCGCCGGACGCCGTGGAGACGGTGGAGCGCGAGGAACTCCGGCGGCGGGCGGGGCGGGAGCTCAGCGAGGAGGACGTGGACCGGCTCGCCGCGATGGGCGTGCTGGAGGCCGGCGCCGCGGACCCGGCCGGCGGGGAGACGTACCGCGTCGACGCGGGGCTGCTGCGGCTGGGTGTGCGGCTCCTCGACGTACCACTGTCCCCCGAGGTGATCCGGGCGGCCCGCAACGTCCTGCTCGACCATGCGCGCGCCACGGCCCACGAGCTGTCGCGGCTGCTGCGCGAGGAGGTACCGGAAGGCGACGCGCGGGCGGTGAGATCGCTGTCGGCGCACATGCAGCCCTTGGTCGTCCAGGCGTTGCTGACGGCTTTTCAGCGGTCGCTGACGCAGGAGTTGCGGGAGTGGCCCGGGGAGCCGCGGGCGGGCGGCTCCCCCTGA
- a CDS encoding acetyl-CoA C-acetyltransferase, with product MSTEAYVYDAIRTPRGRGKANGALHGTKPIDLVVGLIHELRSRFPGLDPAAIDDIVLGVVGPVGDQGSDIARIAAIAAGLPDTVAGVQENRFCASGLEAVNLAAMKVRSGWEDLVLAGGVESMSRVPMASDGGAWFNDPMTNLAVNFVPQGIGADLIATIEGFSRRDVDEYAALSQERAATAWKEGRFDRSVVPVKDRSGLVVLDHDEHPRPGTTADSLGKLKPSFADIGELGGFDAVALQKYHWVEKIDHVHHAGNSSGIVDGASLVAIGSQEVGERYGLTPRARIVSAAVSGSEPTIMLTGPAPATRKALAKAGLTIDDIDLVEINEAFAAVVLRFARDMGLSLDKVNVNGGAIALGHPLGATGAMILGSLVDELERQDKRYGLATLCVGGGMGIATIVERV from the coding sequence GTGAGCACCGAAGCGTACGTGTACGACGCGATCCGCACCCCGCGCGGGCGCGGCAAGGCGAACGGCGCCCTGCACGGCACGAAGCCCATCGATCTCGTCGTCGGCCTCATCCACGAACTGCGCAGCCGCTTCCCCGGCCTCGACCCGGCCGCGATCGACGACATCGTGCTCGGCGTGGTCGGCCCTGTCGGCGACCAGGGCTCCGACATCGCACGCATCGCCGCGATCGCGGCCGGCCTGCCGGACACCGTGGCGGGCGTGCAGGAGAACCGCTTCTGCGCCTCGGGCCTGGAGGCCGTCAACCTGGCCGCCATGAAGGTCCGCTCGGGCTGGGAGGACCTCGTCCTGGCGGGCGGGGTGGAGTCGATGTCCCGGGTGCCCATGGCCTCGGACGGCGGCGCCTGGTTCAACGACCCGATGACCAACCTGGCCGTCAACTTCGTGCCGCAGGGCATCGGCGCCGACCTCATCGCCACCATCGAGGGCTTCTCGCGGCGCGATGTCGACGAGTACGCGGCCCTGTCGCAGGAGCGGGCGGCGACGGCCTGGAAGGAGGGCCGCTTCGACCGCTCCGTGGTGCCGGTGAAGGACCGCAGCGGCCTCGTGGTCCTCGACCACGACGAGCACCCGCGCCCCGGCACCACCGCCGACTCGCTCGGCAAGCTGAAGCCGTCCTTCGCCGACATCGGCGAGCTGGGCGGCTTCGACGCGGTGGCCCTCCAGAAGTACCACTGGGTGGAGAAGATCGATCACGTCCACCACGCGGGCAACTCCTCCGGCATCGTCGACGGCGCCTCCCTCGTCGCGATCGGCTCCCAGGAGGTCGGCGAGCGGTACGGACTCACCCCCCGTGCGCGGATCGTCTCCGCCGCGGTCTCCGGCTCCGAGCCGACGATCATGCTCACCGGCCCCGCTCCGGCCACCCGCAAGGCCCTCGCCAAGGCCGGTCTGACCATCGACGACATCGATCTCGTCGAGATCAACGAGGCGTTCGCGGCGGTCGTCCTGCGTTTCGCCAGGGACATGGGCCTGTCCCTGGACAAGGTCAACGTCAACGGCGGCGCCATCGCCCTCGGTCACCCGCTCGGCGCCACCGGCGCGATGATCCTCGGCTCGCTCGTCGACGAACTGGAGCGCCAGGACAAGCGCTACGGCCTCGCCACCCTCTGCGTCGGCGGCGGCATGGGCATCGCCACCATCGTCGAGCGTGTCTGA
- a CDS encoding FAD-dependent oxidoreductase — translation MRTRWSSDVIVVGGGVIGLATAVVLAERGLRVRVWTREPAERTTSAVAGALWWPYHIEPLGSARAWALRSLEVYEELAGRPGETGVRLVDGIFGGPDLAGVESWAAGRLAGLRRTTAHEYALGPGIRARLPLIDMSMYLPWLRGRLLRSGGTVEERTVSGLAEAEAPVVVNCTGLGARELAADPSVRPVRGQLVVVQNPGVDTWLVSTGPDGELAYLFPHAGRLLLGGTAEDDVWSPEPDPKVAESIVRRCAALRPEVAGARILEHRVGLRPVRGTVRLERAELPDGRVLVHHYGHGGAGVTVAWGCAEEAAGLVLPAASS, via the coding sequence GTGAGGACTCGGTGGAGCAGCGATGTCATCGTGGTCGGCGGCGGGGTCATCGGGCTGGCGACGGCCGTCGTCCTCGCCGAACGCGGCCTGCGGGTCCGGGTCTGGACGCGCGAGCCGGCCGAGCGGACCACCTCGGCCGTGGCCGGTGCGCTGTGGTGGCCCTACCACATCGAACCGCTGGGGTCGGCGCGGGCGTGGGCGCTGCGCTCGCTGGAGGTCTACGAGGAACTCGCCGGGCGGCCCGGGGAGACCGGTGTGCGGCTGGTCGACGGGATCTTCGGCGGGCCGGACCTGGCCGGGGTCGAGAGCTGGGCGGCGGGCCGGCTGGCCGGGCTGCGCCGGACGACTGCACACGAGTACGCCCTGGGGCCGGGCATCCGGGCACGGCTTCCACTGATCGACATGTCGATGTATCTGCCCTGGCTCCGGGGGCGGCTGCTGCGGTCGGGCGGCACGGTCGAGGAGCGAACGGTGAGCGGTCTGGCGGAGGCCGAGGCGCCGGTGGTGGTCAACTGCACGGGGCTGGGAGCCCGGGAACTGGCGGCGGACCCCTCGGTGCGGCCCGTGCGGGGGCAACTGGTCGTCGTGCAGAACCCCGGCGTCGACACCTGGCTCGTCTCCACCGGTCCGGACGGAGAGCTGGCGTACCTGTTCCCGCACGCCGGGAGGTTGCTGCTGGGCGGCACCGCGGAGGACGACGTGTGGTCGCCCGAGCCCGATCCGAAGGTGGCCGAGTCGATCGTCCGCCGCTGCGCGGCCCTGCGGCCGGAGGTCGCCGGGGCCAGGATCCTGGAGCACCGGGTGGGACTGCGGCCGGTGCGGGGCACGGTGCGGCTGGAGCGGGCCGAGCTGCCGGACGGGCGGGTGCTGGTGCATCACTACGGGCACGGCGGGGCGGGTGTCACGGTCGCGTGGGGATGCGCGGAGGAGGCGGCCGGGCTGGTGCTCCCGGCCGCCTCCTCCTGA
- a CDS encoding M1 family metallopeptidase, giving the protein MHRRIITPGALAAASVLLAIPASAASASPGAPGIGDPYYPAYGNGGYDVSHYDLRLKYQPATDELEGTATILAKTTQELSRFDLDFLLDVSEVRVNGVRAAFTTSGEHELEITPRTPLAEGATVTVVVRYSGIPSSKQAYGFTSWHRTPDGGVGANEPEAAWWWFPGNDHPLDKATYDVSVLVPDGSQAISNGTLQSTSSRLGWTRYNWRSDKPQASYLATLAVGKFDLSTGTSESGIPVVNAYSKDLGANTGAARASVERTGEIADWLSGYFGPYPFDALGGYVPNTTTGYALETQTRPFYSPRQFANGSNVSVVVHELAHQWYGDYVSVAGWKDIWLNEGFARYAQWLWSEHENEGTARELADYVYASHPADDPFWTVKPGDPGAANQFDIAVYDRGALAVQALRGEIGDDAFFAVLKGWPQKHAYGNASVADFQKYAEQVSGRQLDGLFDTWLFRPEKPAAPAARTASVAKALAAPAQPKSWKKIAATDDVHEH; this is encoded by the coding sequence GTGCACCGCAGAATCATCACGCCGGGCGCACTCGCCGCCGCGTCCGTCCTGCTGGCGATCCCGGCATCGGCCGCGAGCGCCTCCCCCGGCGCCCCGGGCATCGGCGACCCCTACTACCCGGCGTACGGCAACGGCGGATACGACGTCTCCCACTACGATCTGCGGCTGAAGTACCAGCCGGCCACGGACGAGCTGGAGGGCACGGCGACGATCCTGGCGAAGACCACGCAGGAGCTGTCCCGGTTCGACCTGGACTTCCTGCTCGACGTGAGCGAGGTGCGGGTCAACGGCGTCAGGGCGGCCTTCACGACCTCGGGCGAGCACGAGCTGGAGATCACGCCGAGGACGCCCCTGGCCGAGGGCGCGACGGTCACGGTCGTGGTGCGGTACAGCGGGATCCCGTCGTCGAAACAGGCGTACGGCTTCACCAGTTGGCACCGCACGCCGGACGGCGGGGTGGGTGCCAACGAGCCCGAGGCGGCCTGGTGGTGGTTCCCCGGCAACGACCACCCGCTCGACAAGGCCACCTACGACGTGTCGGTGCTGGTGCCCGACGGCTCACAGGCCATCTCCAACGGCACGCTCCAGTCGACGAGTTCACGCCTCGGCTGGACCCGCTACAACTGGCGTTCCGACAAGCCCCAGGCCAGCTATCTGGCCACCCTCGCCGTCGGGAAGTTCGACCTCTCGACCGGGACGAGCGAGAGCGGCATCCCGGTCGTCAACGCCTACAGCAAGGACCTGGGCGCCAATACCGGGGCGGCGCGGGCGAGCGTCGAGCGGACCGGGGAGATCGCCGACTGGCTGAGCGGGTACTTCGGGCCGTACCCCTTCGACGCGCTCGGCGGCTACGTGCCCAACACCACCACCGGGTACGCGCTGGAGACGCAGACCCGGCCCTTCTACAGCCCCCGGCAGTTCGCGAACGGCTCCAACGTCTCCGTGGTGGTGCACGAGCTGGCCCACCAGTGGTACGGCGACTACGTGTCCGTGGCCGGGTGGAAGGACATCTGGCTCAACGAGGGCTTCGCCCGGTACGCGCAGTGGCTGTGGTCCGAGCACGAGAACGAGGGCACGGCGAGGGAACTCGCGGACTACGTGTACGCCTCGCACCCGGCCGACGACCCGTTCTGGACGGTGAAGCCCGGTGACCCGGGCGCGGCGAACCAGTTCGACATCGCCGTCTACGACCGGGGCGCACTGGCGGTCCAGGCACTGCGGGGCGAGATCGGCGACGACGCCTTCTTCGCCGTACTGAAGGGCTGGCCGCAGAAGCACGCGTACGGCAACGCGAGCGTCGCCGACTTCCAGAAGTACGCCGAGCAGGTCTCCGGCAGGCAGCTGGACGGCCTGTTCGACACCTGGCTGTTCCGGCCGGAGAAGCCGGCGGCTCCCGCGGCGCGGACGGCGTCCGTCGCGAAGGCGCTGGCCGCTCCCGCGCAGCCGAAGTCCTGGAAGAAGATCGCCGCGACGGACGACGTGCACGAGCACTGA